GTTGTTTGGTCGTGCTTTCAACACTACCAGAAGCCCCATCATGTCCTGTCTCTTAACCCACCTCGAAGGTGGTGCACTTATGAGTTGAATCTACCCCGGCTCTTGTTGAGCAGAATCTGGACATAGTTGAGCACGCCATTGATCGGATTGTTGATCTCGTGGGCGACTCCGGCCGCCAGCTCGCCGATGGCTGCGCCGATGGTTTTGAGCGCAGTGCGGTTGGCGTCCTCGAGGATGCCTTCCGGACTCAGGAGCCACAAGGACTGAAAGGCATTGTCCTGAATGGCCCGCAGCAGCCGCAGGCTGAGCAGTCTGGAACTGTCTGGAATGCCAAAGACCTGCAGCGGC
This portion of the Geothermobacter ehrlichii genome encodes:
- a CDS encoding histidine kinase dimerization/phospho-acceptor domain-containing protein, with the translated sequence MPLQVFGIPDSSRLLSLRLLRAIQDNAFQSLWLLSPEGILEDANRTALKTIGAAIGELAAGVAHEINNPINGVLNYVQILLNKSRGRFNS